The following proteins are encoded in a genomic region of Hymenobacter siberiensis:
- a CDS encoding Fur family transcriptional regulator: protein MPNPSADAVGQSTGGSSETGYAAKHTPSAASQATLNTDKLEEVKKLFTAHLENKGLRKTGERYAILEEIYARSGHFDVDELYAGMKERGLQVSRATVYNTLDLLVEQGLVSKHQFGRNLAQYEKSYGYRQHDHVICTECHKVVEFCDPRIHGIQTMVGDLLNFHILHHSLNLYGICGDCRAQAAARNSHA, encoded by the coding sequence TTGCCCAATCCCTCCGCCGATGCGGTTGGACAAAGCACGGGCGGCTCGTCCGAAACCGGCTACGCCGCTAAGCATACGCCCAGCGCCGCCTCCCAGGCTACCCTTAATACCGACAAGCTCGAAGAAGTCAAGAAGCTATTCACTGCCCACCTCGAAAACAAAGGCCTCCGCAAAACCGGTGAGCGCTACGCCATTCTCGAAGAAATTTACGCCCGCTCCGGCCACTTCGATGTCGACGAGCTCTACGCCGGCATGAAAGAGCGCGGCCTGCAGGTCAGCCGCGCCACCGTTTATAATACGCTTGACTTATTAGTAGAGCAGGGCCTTGTCAGTAAGCACCAATTCGGCCGCAACCTCGCCCAGTACGAAAAGAGCTACGGCTACCGCCAGCACGACCACGTCATTTGCACCGAATGCCATAAAGTGGTGGAATTCTGCGACCCCCGCATCCACGGCATCCAAACCATGGTCGGCGACCTCCTGAACTTCCATATCTTGCATCATTCTTTAAATCTGTACGGCATTTGCGGGGACTGTCGCGCCCAAGCTGCCGCTCGAAACTCCCACGCATGA